Proteins encoded together in one Hevea brasiliensis isolate MT/VB/25A 57/8 chromosome 16, ASM3005281v1, whole genome shotgun sequence window:
- the LOC110651674 gene encoding pentatricopeptide repeat-containing protein At1g71210, mitochondrial-like yields the protein MLSTNSKKALLYSQLLFNNTTIFSISASSSSAAALLSHLNLNSPTHQQFFFSCYYSTSHAHVIPIQQLSFNPSFNAKDIVQSFKEWLQLRHTDYLDRIFEILSAQDKVDEGALSQLGLHLTESLVLDVLYYGNGKNDFLSCLKFFDWAGRQPGFYHTRSTFHAIFKILSKAKLTRLLMDFLDNYMVFAFLNNKLAFYSTLVIGYSVTGKPQVALQVFGKMRFLGFDLDYFGYHILLNSLVEESCFDAVGCISRQISLRGFESHVTHCIVVKSLCKQKLLDEAKSHLRRVILLGDGTRLGDAVGVLVGALCQNDCFDEAGLVVEEFRELGVPMEPAYNVWQRNLVQAGKIDAALEFLKRKKSLECYVPEVFQYNALLWRLLKENRLTEACDLLMEMMEGGVSADKVTLNAALCFFCKAGMVDVALDLCNSKSEFGFSASSMACNYLINSLCREGKIDEAYNVWRRNYTEQGYFPGRRTFYILADALCREGKLDIMIQLVLAALERNFIPSDSLYSKFISALCRARRPEDGYLILVELNKMNRVAPKTTYSNLIHGFKELKKGDIAARLLIEMQNKGHMATRTLFRAVICSLCDLEKPETQFFKLLEMQLSCHEPNCKIYNFFIDGAGHAKKPELAREVFEMMQRSGIEPNMNSDILMLQSYLKNKRISDALNFFDALRQRRKIGSNLYSTMVVGLCKVNEMNHALYFLGEFQSNGAFPSGECYEELIKLLCSNKEYKRVVHLIIDLEKAGRRVTSFIGNTLLLHSLRSEELYDAWIQVRDVQNFPSLSVLGQLIGAFSGRVQLSQKINWELVIERCFPLKLYTYNMLLRRIIMDKMDDACELFDRLYQKGYEPNKWTCDILAHGLRKHGRTNEARRLTKMFKHFPRTK from the coding sequence TAGCCCAACCCACCAACAATTCTTCTTCTCTTGTTATTATTCCACTTCTCATGCACATGTAATTCCAATTCAACAACTCAGCTTTAATCCTAGCTTTAATGCTAAGGACATTGTCCAATCCTTTAAGGAATGGTTACAGCTCCGACACACTGATTACTTGGATCGGATTTTCGAGATCCTAAGCGCCCAAGATAAGGTGGATGAAGGTGCCCTCTCCCAATTGGGTCTCCACCTCACCGAGTCATTGGTCCTGGATGTGCTTTATTATGGCAATGGCAAGAATGACTTCCTCTCTTGTCTTAAGTTCTTCGATTGGGCTGGTCGCCAACCTGGGTTCTACCACACTCGCTCAACCTTCCACGCCATCTTCAAGATCCTCTCTAAGGCCAAGCTTACGCGTCTCTTGATGGATTTCCTTGATAATTATATGGTTTTTGCGTTTCTTAATAATAAGCTCGCATTTTACAGCACTTTGGTAATTGGGTACTCTGTGACTGGGAAGCCGCAAGTTGCGCTCCAAGTGTTCGGTAAAATGCGATTTCTGGGTTTTGACTTGGATTACTTTGGTTATCATATCCTTCTCAATTCTTTGGTCGAGGAGAGTTGTTTTGATGCAGTTGGCTGTATTTCCAGGCAGATTTCTCTTAGGGGGTTCGAGAGCCATGTAACGCATTGTATTGTAGTTAAGAGTTTGTGTAAGCAGAAACTGTTGGATGAGGCCAAGTCACATTTGCGCCGGGTAATCCTACTTGGCGATGGGACTCGCCTTGGGGATGCGGTGGGCGTTCTTGTCGGTGCGCTTTGTCAAAATGATTGCTTTGACGAGGCAGGGCTGGTAGTTGAGGAGTTTAGGGAGTTGGGGGTCCCCATGGAGCCTGCTTATAATGTGTGGCAAAGGAATCTTGTTCAAGCTGGTAAGATTGATGCGGCTTTGGAGTTCTTGAAGCGAAAAAAGTCATTAGAATGCTATGTTCCTGAGGTTTTCCAGTATAATGCTTTGCTGTGGAGGCTCTTAAAAGAGAACCGTCTCACAGAAGCGTGTGATTTGCTGATGGAGATGATGGAGGGTGGGGTCTCTGCTGATAAGGTCACATTGAATGCTGCATTGTGTTTCTTTTGCAAAGCTGGAATGGTAGATGTTGCACTTGACTTGTGTAATAGCAAATCAGAGTTTGGGTTCTCAGCTAGCAGCATGGCGTGTAATTATCTCATAAATTCTCTATGCAGGGAAGGGAAAATTGATGAGGCTTACAATGTGTGGAGGAGGAATTATACTGAGCAAGGTTATTTTCCTGGTAGAAGAACATTTTATATACTTGCAGATGCTTTGTGTAGAGAAGGGAAGCTTGATATAATGATACAGCTGGTTCTTGCTGCTCTAGAGCGGAATTTCATTCCAAGTGATTCCCTGTACAGTAAGTTCATATCAGCTCTATGCCGGGCTCGGAGGCCAGAAGATGGTTACTTGATACTTGTAGAACTTAATAAAATGAATAGGGTTGCTCCAAAGACTACTTACTCAAACTTGATTCATGGTTTTAAAGAATTAAAGAAGGGGGATATTGCTGCTAGGCTtcttattgaaatgcaaaataaaGGTCATATGGCTACTCGTACTTTGTTTAGAGCTGTAATTTGCAGTTTGTGTGATTTGGAAAAACCAGAAACTCAATTCTTCAAATTGTTGGAGATGCAACTCTCTTGTCATGAACCTAACTGTAAGATATATAACTTCTTCATTGATGGAGCTGGGCATGCAAAGAAGCCTGAACTAGCCAGAGAAGTATTTGAGATGATGCAGAGAAGTGGGATTGAGCCTAATATGaattctgacattcttatgtTACAAAGTTATCTAAAGAATAAGAGAATATCTGATGCTCTAAATTTTTTTGATGCTTTGCGTCAGAGAAGAAAGATTGGCAGTAATTTATACAGCACCATGGTTGTTGGTCTTTGCAAAGTCAACGAAATGAATCATGCTTTATATTTTTTGGGGGAATTCCAGAGTAATGGCGCGTTTCCTAGCGGAGAATGTTATGAGGAGCTTATAAAGCTGCTGTGCTCAAATAAAGAATATAAAAGGGTGGTACATCTTATTATTGACTTGGAGAAAGCTGGGCGCCGTGTTACTTCCTTCATAGGTAACACACTGTTGTTGCATTCCTTGAGAAGTGAAGAGCTCTATGATGCTTGGATTCAAGTGAGGGACGTGCAGAATTTTCCTTCTCTTTCAGTCCTCGGCCAACTCATTGGTGCATTTTCTGGTCGTGTTCAACTAAGCCAAAAAATTAACTGGGAACTAGTAATTGAACGATGCTTCCCGCTTAAGCTTTACACGTACAATATGTTGTTGAGGAGAATAATTATGGATAAAATGGATGATGCTTGTGAGTTGTTTGATAGATTATACCAGAAAGGTTATGAGCCTAATAAATGGACTTGTGATATCTTAGCACATGGCCTTCGTAAGCATGGAAGGACAAATGAGGCTAGGAGATTGACGAAGATGTTTAAACATTTTCCTCGTACCAAATGA